A portion of the Campylobacter showae CSUNSWCD genome contains these proteins:
- a CDS encoding metal ABC transporter permease: MRVSARNAKNAEKSKKRKQMLEALSLNFMQNALLAGILVSIACGVIGTLTVINRMVFIAGGIAHGAYGGLGIAFYFSLEPLLGASLFSVFLALLIATITLKDKSKMDSVIGALWAFGMAFGIILTDLTPGYNVDLMSYLFGSILAVPQGDLLFMTVANCVILASVALFYRQFEALSFDAEFARLRGVKTTLLYYALTCMMALSVVMTIRAVGLILVIALLTIPPYIAGVVSSRLGTMMLNAALISAAFCVSGLWLSFEANLTSGASIILIASVCFFIFTAVKRR, encoded by the coding sequence AAGTAAAAAAAGGAAACAAATGCTAGAAGCTCTTAGCTTAAATTTTATGCAAAACGCCCTGCTGGCGGGCATCCTCGTTAGCATCGCCTGCGGCGTGATCGGCACGCTCACGGTCATAAACCGCATGGTTTTCATCGCGGGCGGCATCGCTCACGGCGCATACGGCGGGCTTGGCATCGCGTTTTATTTTTCGCTCGAGCCGCTGCTTGGAGCGAGCCTGTTTTCCGTATTTTTGGCGCTACTCATCGCCACGATCACGCTCAAAGATAAAAGCAAGATGGACTCCGTTATCGGTGCGCTGTGGGCGTTTGGCATGGCGTTTGGCATCATCCTCACCGACCTAACGCCCGGCTACAACGTCGATCTCATGAGCTATCTTTTCGGCTCGATTTTGGCCGTGCCACAGGGCGATCTTCTTTTCATGACGGTCGCAAACTGCGTCATACTCGCGTCCGTCGCGCTATTTTACCGCCAGTTTGAGGCGCTTAGCTTTGACGCGGAGTTTGCCAGGCTGCGCGGCGTGAAAACAACGCTGCTCTACTACGCACTAACGTGCATGATGGCGCTAAGCGTCGTGATGACGATACGCGCGGTCGGACTCATCCTGGTTATCGCGCTGCTCACGATCCCGCCCTATATCGCAGGCGTGGTCTCGAGCCGTCTGGGCACGATGATGCTAAACGCCGCGCTCATCTCGGCCGCGTTTTGCGTGAGCGGGCTGTGGCTAAGCTTTGAGGCGAATTTAACCAGCGGTGCTAGTATCATCCTCATCGCTTCGGTTTGCTTTTTTATATTTACGGCGGTAAAAAGGCGGTAG